A genomic segment from Leptolyngbya boryana PCC 6306 encodes:
- a CDS encoding chemotaxis protein CheB — MTKHNIIAIGASAGGVETLSNLVSQLPSDLDAAIFVAIHFPPRATSVLPQILNRLKTLPAQHPAEGDAIAPGQIYIAPPDHHLFVRQGHIHLDHGARENGHRPAIDTLFRSIAYAYGRQAIGVILTGTLDDGTAGLLTIKARGGIAIVQDPNEALFAGMPLSAINAVEVDEILRVRDIAKRLIELSLTPIHEQKPMTDEISHEGEWVAQEKAAIEQGERTGLASTFTCPDCGGVLWELHDQNLMRYRCHVGHAYSIDSLLSEKDNSLERALWTAHRALEEKAALARRMAAQAKRSNYSMSEAQFLERAAEAENHAAVLKQVLSQQIELQPHPEEID; from the coding sequence ATGACTAAACATAATATTATTGCGATCGGGGCTTCGGCAGGTGGAGTCGAAACGCTGTCGAACTTAGTGAGTCAACTCCCGAGCGATTTAGATGCAGCGATCTTTGTGGCGATCCATTTTCCTCCTCGTGCAACCAGTGTTCTTCCCCAAATTCTCAATCGCCTCAAGACGCTTCCTGCACAGCATCCAGCAGAAGGAGACGCGATCGCACCCGGACAAATCTACATTGCACCTCCTGACCATCATTTATTCGTTCGGCAGGGTCACATTCATCTTGATCACGGTGCGCGGGAAAATGGACATCGCCCTGCGATCGATACATTGTTTCGCTCGATCGCGTATGCTTACGGTCGGCAGGCAATTGGAGTCATCTTGACTGGAACGCTAGACGATGGGACGGCTGGACTGTTGACCATTAAAGCCCGTGGCGGCATTGCGATCGTGCAAGATCCAAATGAAGCCTTATTTGCTGGAATGCCGCTCAGCGCGATCAATGCGGTAGAAGTAGACGAAATTTTGAGGGTCAGAGACATTGCAAAGCGATTAATCGAGCTTTCCCTCACACCTATCCATGAGCAAAAGCCGATGACTGACGAAATTTCGCATGAAGGGGAGTGGGTGGCACAGGAAAAAGCTGCGATCGAGCAAGGAGAGCGCACAGGCTTAGCATCCACCTTTACCTGTCCTGACTGTGGGGGTGTGCTGTGGGAGTTGCATGATCAAAATTTGATGCGATATCGCTGTCATGTGGGTCATGCTTATTCGATCGATAGCTTGCTCTCGGAAAAAGACAACAGTTTAGAACGAGCGCTTTGGACAGCCCATCGTGCCTTAGAAGAAAAAGCGGCACTGGCACGGCGCATGGCAGCACAAGCGAAGCGATCGAATTACTCCATGTCAGAAGCACAATTTCTGGAACGAGCAGCAGAAGCGGAAAATCATGCGGCAGTGTTGAAACAGGTCTTGTCTCAGCAGATTGAGTTGCAGCCTCACCCAGAGGAAATCGATTAG
- a CDS encoding Uma2 family endonuclease, which produces MFEYKPLHYYPSSEELPDSDDTPVDNELQDLIPGLLKAILGYLWVDRWDWFFGIDMGIYYDPEEPAIVPDGFLSLGVERFIDEDLRLSYPLWEEGVVPIFVLEVVSQNYRGEYSTKKLMYQEMGVLYYVVYSSRRRRKPPLEVYKLVNGEYMLLSTQSPCWMPEIGLGIGRERATYLGIEREWVFWYNEQGDRYLLPDERTELAQRQAEAAQRQAEIAQRQAEAAQQQLEQLREQLRSRGIDPDTLG; this is translated from the coding sequence ATGTTCGAGTACAAGCCTCTCCATTACTACCCTTCTTCTGAAGAACTGCCCGACTCGGATGATACGCCTGTGGATAATGAGCTTCAAGATTTAATTCCAGGCTTGTTAAAAGCAATTCTTGGATACCTATGGGTCGATCGCTGGGATTGGTTCTTTGGGATCGATATGGGGATTTATTACGATCCAGAAGAACCTGCGATCGTGCCGGACGGATTTCTCAGTTTGGGAGTTGAGCGGTTTATCGATGAAGATTTGCGGCTCAGTTATCCCTTGTGGGAAGAAGGTGTCGTTCCAATTTTTGTTTTAGAAGTCGTTTCGCAGAATTACCGAGGTGAATACAGCACTAAAAAACTCATGTATCAGGAAATGGGGGTGCTGTATTACGTCGTATATTCCAGCCGCCGCCGTCGCAAGCCACCGCTTGAAGTTTATAAATTAGTCAATGGCGAATATATGTTGCTTTCGACCCAATCTCCTTGTTGGATGCCGGAAATCGGTTTAGGGATTGGGCGAGAGCGTGCAACTTATCTGGGCATTGAGCGGGAATGGGTCTTTTGGTACAACGAGCAAGGCGATCGTTATCTTCTCCCGGATGAGCGGACAGAATTAGCACAACGCCAAGCTGAAGCTGCACAACGCCAAGCTGAAATTGCACAACGCCAAGCTGAAGCTGCACAACAACAACTTGAACAATTACGAGAACAGCTACGCAGTCGTGGAATTGATCCGGATACGCTTGGATAG
- the glpX gene encoding class II fructose-bisphosphatase: protein MENTLGLEIIEVVEQAAIASARLMGKGDKNEADRVAVEAMRERMNKIYMRGRIVIGEGERDDAPMLYIGEEVGICSRPDAADFCNIEELIEIDIAVDPCEGTNLCAYGQPGSMAVLAISEKGGLFAAPDFYMKKLAAPPAAKGKVDINKSATENLKILSECLDRSIDELVVVVMKRDRHNDLIKEIRDAGARVQLISDGDVGAAINCGFAGTNIHALMGIGAAPEGVISAAALRCLGAHFQGQLIYDPEVVKTGLIGESKEANIARLKEMGITDPDKVYTAEELASGETVLFAGTGITPGNIMNGVRFFKGGARTQTLVISSQSKTARFVDTIHMFDQPKIVQLH, encoded by the coding sequence GTGGAAAACACGCTTGGTTTAGAGATTATTGAAGTCGTAGAACAGGCGGCAATTGCCTCGGCACGCCTCATGGGGAAAGGCGACAAAAATGAAGCCGATCGAGTTGCAGTAGAAGCGATGCGCGAACGCATGAACAAAATTTACATGCGTGGTCGGATCGTGATTGGAGAAGGGGAACGTGACGATGCGCCGATGCTCTACATCGGAGAAGAAGTCGGAATTTGTTCTCGTCCTGATGCAGCAGATTTTTGCAACATCGAAGAGTTGATCGAAATCGATATCGCTGTTGACCCCTGCGAAGGCACAAACCTTTGTGCATATGGTCAGCCAGGTTCGATGGCAGTTCTAGCAATCTCCGAGAAAGGCGGATTGTTTGCAGCTCCCGACTTCTATATGAAGAAGCTTGCGGCTCCTCCTGCTGCAAAAGGTAAAGTTGACATCAACAAGTCAGCCACCGAAAACCTGAAAATCTTGTCTGAGTGCCTTGATCGCTCGATCGATGAACTGGTGGTCGTCGTGATGAAACGCGATCGTCACAATGACTTGATCAAAGAAATCCGTGACGCAGGCGCGCGCGTTCAACTCATCAGCGATGGTGACGTAGGCGCAGCAATTAACTGCGGTTTCGCTGGAACCAATATTCACGCCCTGATGGGAATTGGTGCGGCTCCTGAAGGTGTAATTTCGGCTGCGGCTCTGCGTTGTCTCGGCGCACACTTCCAGGGACAATTGATCTACGATCCAGAAGTCGTCAAAACCGGATTGATCGGAGAGAGCAAAGAAGCAAATATTGCTCGCCTCAAAGAAATGGGCATCACTGACCCTGATAAGGTTTACACCGCTGAAGAACTTGCATCCGGTGAAACCGTGTTGTTTGCTGGAACAGGTATCACTCCCGGCAACATCATGAACGGTGTTCGGTTCTTCAAAGGCGGCGCGAGAACCCAAACCCTGGTTATCTCTAGCCAATCGAAGACGGCACGGTTTGTGGACACGATTCACATGTTTGACCAGCCGAAGATTGTTCAGTTGCACTAA
- the cdaA gene encoding diadenylate cyclase CdaA, which translates to MTQALSFLLFIPSALTSLLKFVFENLRFLVDVGLVLALTYVMLVIIGRERRTLWMVRGFIILMLAAAVSRRMDLALLSFVLNNLVVGAAVAMAFILQSEFRRFLEQLGRGEITQLFQPSNRNLPSSDSVTDEIVEAVKGLSQNRTGALIIIETGTAIDERDFSVPGVKLNAEISKELLQTIFQTTTLLHDGAVLIRGSRVIAAGVILPLSEKTASRQLGTRHRAAMGITEKLENCICVVVSEETGSISLAERGMLNRPLTSSKLKELLEERFSQSGDREPVTRDLKSLGRQFRTKAVFLFSRLFNEGSLKDRRIRNERKRGDS; encoded by the coding sequence ATGACCCAAGCCCTTAGTTTCTTACTCTTTATTCCTTCTGCTTTGACCTCCCTACTCAAGTTCGTTTTTGAAAATCTCCGATTTCTCGTTGATGTCGGGTTAGTCTTGGCGCTGACCTACGTGATGCTCGTGATCATCGGACGAGAAAGACGTACCCTCTGGATGGTGCGGGGATTTATTATTTTGATGCTCGCGGCGGCGGTCAGTCGTCGCATGGATTTAGCCTTGCTGAGTTTTGTCCTCAATAATCTGGTGGTTGGGGCAGCCGTAGCAATGGCGTTTATTCTTCAATCTGAGTTCCGCCGATTTCTTGAGCAATTGGGACGAGGAGAAATCACGCAACTTTTTCAACCGTCCAATCGAAATTTACCCAGTTCAGATAGTGTGACCGATGAGATTGTCGAAGCGGTGAAAGGACTTTCTCAAAATCGTACTGGAGCTTTAATTATTATCGAGACCGGAACTGCGATCGACGAACGAGATTTCTCAGTTCCGGGTGTTAAACTGAATGCCGAAATCTCTAAAGAACTCCTACAAACAATCTTTCAAACCACGACACTTTTACACGATGGAGCGGTTTTAATTCGAGGTTCTCGCGTGATTGCCGCCGGGGTAATTTTGCCATTATCGGAAAAAACGGCATCTCGGCAGCTTGGGACTCGGCACCGGGCTGCCATGGGCATTACTGAGAAATTAGAAAATTGTATTTGTGTCGTCGTTTCTGAAGAAACCGGGTCGATTTCGCTGGCTGAACGCGGAATGTTAAATCGTCCCTTAACCAGCAGTAAACTAAAGGAGCTTCTAGAAGAACGGTTTTCACAGTCGGGCGATCGCGAACCTGTCACGCGCGATCTGAAAAGTCTCGGTCGTCAATTCCGAACAAAGGCAGTATTCTTATTCTCGCGTTTATTTAACGAAGGTAGTTTAAAAGACCGCCGGATTCGGAATGAACGTAAGCGAGGCGACTCTTAA
- a CDS encoding Calvin cycle protein CP12, with protein MAHATGNVTIEQRLNTLIESAHDVCSTNGTISDDCAAAWDAVEEVQAEISHRRSAVKTSLTVFCDDNPDAPECRIYDV; from the coding sequence ATGGCTCACGCAACAGGAAATGTGACGATCGAACAACGCCTCAATACTCTGATTGAATCCGCTCACGATGTTTGCAGCACCAATGGAACAATTTCCGATGATTGTGCGGCGGCGTGGGATGCGGTTGAAGAAGTTCAAGCTGAAATCTCACATCGCCGATCGGCGGTGAAAACTTCGCTGACTGTTTTCTGTGACGATAATCCAGATGCGCCAGAGTGCCGAATCTACGACGTTTAG
- a CDS encoding PAS domain-containing sensor histidine kinase — translation MEAFDNTLLSNYIQTVQQRTQVLYKNTKDSKQSSASIEDCLEELFSALEELSIAEEELRQQNEMLIAAQSEIEAERQRYQELFEFAPDAYLITDLYGIIREANRVALQQFNIAHRHLIQKPLISFIPEHQRQAFRSILNQLPMIYRVQEWEVMVCGRKREPFIAAITVEAVLDQQGKATALRWLIRDITNRKRTEAQLQDTQLQNLELIEIDRLKDQFMATISHELRTPMNAILGFSRLIGDRVALLGDGRLNQMVDHVVRNSHHLLAMIEELLDFSKLKSRKLELRPAGFDLVQIASETIQDLRCLAEQKGLALELDCSQDSLPIVNDPGRIRQILVNLISNAVKFTDSGLVTVGFWEAPEGRILIVVQDTGIGIDVADQENIFQEFWQVNQSRTRQVGGTGLGLAIVHALVELMDGSISIHSKVDQGTTIRVELPRRIAPL, via the coding sequence ATGGAAGCCTTTGATAATACATTGCTGAGCAACTATATCCAAACGGTTCAGCAGCGGACACAAGTTCTATATAAAAATACAAAAGACTCTAAGCAATCTTCTGCAAGCATAGAAGATTGTTTAGAGGAATTATTCTCAGCCTTAGAAGAACTGAGTATTGCAGAAGAAGAATTACGACAACAAAATGAAATGTTAATCGCGGCTCAGTCTGAGATTGAAGCAGAGCGACAGCGTTATCAAGAGTTGTTTGAATTTGCGCCGGATGCGTACTTAATTACGGATCTATATGGAATCATTCGAGAGGCAAATCGGGTCGCACTTCAACAATTTAATATTGCTCATCGGCATTTGATCCAGAAACCGTTAATCAGCTTTATTCCTGAACATCAGCGTCAGGCATTTCGATCGATTCTGAATCAATTACCGATGATTTATCGAGTCCAAGAATGGGAAGTGATGGTTTGTGGACGCAAGCGTGAGCCGTTCATCGCAGCAATTACAGTTGAAGCAGTACTTGATCAACAAGGAAAGGCAACTGCACTGCGCTGGCTGATTCGCGACATTACGAATCGCAAACGCACTGAGGCACAACTTCAAGACACTCAACTTCAAAATCTGGAACTGATCGAAATCGATCGACTCAAAGACCAGTTCATGGCAACGATTTCTCACGAACTGCGAACGCCAATGAATGCAATTTTGGGATTTTCTCGGCTGATTGGCGATCGCGTTGCGCTTTTGGGTGATGGTAGGTTGAACCAAATGGTGGATCATGTCGTTCGCAATAGTCATCATTTGTTAGCCATGATCGAAGAACTGCTCGACTTTTCTAAGCTCAAATCTCGAAAGCTTGAACTTCGACCCGCAGGATTTGATCTGGTTCAGATTGCGTCTGAAACGATTCAGGATCTTCGCTGTTTAGCAGAGCAAAAAGGCTTAGCGTTAGAGCTTGATTGTTCGCAGGACAGTTTACCGATCGTCAATGATCCGGGTCGAATTCGCCAAATTTTAGTGAATCTGATTTCTAATGCCGTCAAATTTACGGATTCAGGTCTTGTTACTGTCGGCTTCTGGGAAGCTCCAGAAGGACGGATTTTAATTGTGGTTCAAGATACCGGAATTGGTATTGATGTCGCCGATCAAGAGAATATTTTTCAAGAATTTTGGCAAGTGAATCAATCGCGCACTCGACAAGTCGGCGGCACAGGCTTGGGACTCGCGATCGTTCATGCTCTGGTAGAATTAATGGACGGATCAATCTCAATCCACAGCAAAGTCGATCAGGGCACAACGATTCGGGTCGAGCTTCCTCGCCGCATTGCACCGCTCTAA
- a CDS encoding CheR family methyltransferase — protein sequence MEDHQTNIELEALLDYIKQSRGFDFTGYKRPSLVRRIHKAMQTVGVEGYSNYLDYLEVHPEEFEQLFNTLLINVTCFFRDRPAWDCIRSEIVPQILAQKDPTDPIRIWTAGCASGQEAYTIAILLAEVLGIKPFRDRVKIYATDVDEDALNQARQASYSDSELTELTPEQIEHFFEQSDALYVFRKDLRQSVIFGRHDLIHDAPISRIDLLICRNTLMYLNAETQAKILTRFHFSLRESGFLFLGKAEMLLSHTSTFAPVQLKHRIFSKVPRATFAHRPVATSQPTQDEAFNFLPSYARLRDSVFETAPLARLVIDAAGFLALVNERARSLFGISLRDVDRPIQDLEISYRPVELRSCIEQVYIDRRSVTLCNVEWQTARELIYLDVQITPLIDPSDNILGVSVSFTDVTRYKRLQEELEHSNQELETAYEELQSTNEELETTNEELQSSNEELETTNEELQSTNEELETMNEELQSTNEELQTVNKELQRRSEELNQSHAFLESILKSLKGGVVVVDRDLRVQIWNHKAEDLWGVRPEEAIGQNFLNLDIGLPVEALCQPIRDCLLGLSEGTIDLMLTSVNRRGRSIQCHVTCTPLVRSEGTTQGVILLMEEWKNEGAGS from the coding sequence GTGGAAGACCATCAAACTAATATTGAACTCGAAGCACTGCTGGACTACATCAAACAGAGCCGTGGCTTTGACTTTACAGGCTACAAGCGCCCCAGCTTAGTGCGTCGCATTCACAAAGCAATGCAGACAGTCGGAGTCGAAGGATATAGTAACTATTTAGATTATCTCGAAGTTCATCCTGAAGAGTTCGAGCAATTATTTAATACACTGCTGATCAATGTCACTTGCTTTTTCCGCGATCGACCTGCTTGGGATTGCATTCGCAGCGAGATTGTTCCGCAAATTCTGGCTCAGAAAGATCCAACTGACCCGATTCGTATTTGGACAGCGGGCTGTGCCTCGGGTCAGGAAGCCTACACGATCGCAATTTTGCTGGCAGAAGTTTTAGGCATTAAACCGTTTCGCGATCGCGTCAAAATTTACGCTACAGATGTTGATGAAGACGCGCTCAATCAAGCACGTCAGGCTAGCTATTCTGATAGTGAACTGACTGAATTGACTCCTGAACAGATCGAGCACTTCTTTGAGCAGTCCGATGCTCTCTATGTCTTTCGCAAAGACTTACGGCAATCTGTGATTTTTGGACGACATGATCTGATTCATGACGCGCCCATTTCCAGAATTGATTTGCTCATCTGTCGGAATACGTTGATGTATCTCAATGCCGAAACTCAGGCGAAGATTCTGACTCGATTTCACTTTTCTCTGCGAGAGAGTGGCTTTCTGTTTTTGGGTAAAGCTGAAATGCTGCTGTCTCATACGAGCACGTTTGCCCCAGTTCAGTTGAAACATCGCATCTTCTCAAAAGTACCCAGAGCAACTTTTGCACATCGACCTGTAGCAACCAGTCAACCGACTCAAGATGAAGCGTTCAACTTCTTACCGAGCTATGCGCGACTCCGTGACTCAGTATTTGAAACTGCGCCCCTTGCGAGGCTAGTGATCGATGCGGCTGGTTTTCTTGCCTTGGTGAATGAACGTGCTCGATCGCTGTTTGGCATTAGTCTGCGAGATGTCGATCGCCCGATCCAGGACTTAGAAATTTCCTACCGTCCGGTCGAACTTCGATCGTGTATCGAGCAAGTTTATATCGATCGTCGATCGGTGACTCTTTGCAATGTCGAATGGCAAACCGCCCGTGAACTGATCTATCTAGACGTGCAAATCACGCCTTTAATTGATCCGTCGGACAATATTCTTGGTGTCAGTGTCAGCTTTACTGATGTGACGCGATACAAACGGTTGCAGGAAGAACTCGAACACTCGAATCAAGAATTGGAGACAGCGTACGAAGAACTGCAATCGACCAATGAGGAATTAGAAACGACAAATGAAGAACTGCAATCGAGCAATGAAGAATTAGAAACAACCAACGAAGAATTGCAATCGACCAACGAAGAACTCGAAACGATGAACGAGGAGCTTCAATCAACCAATGAGGAACTCCAAACCGTCAACAAAGAACTTCAACGTCGCAGCGAAGAACTAAATCAAAGCCATGCCTTTCTAGAATCAATCCTCAAAAGCTTGAAAGGTGGAGTGGTCGTTGTCGATCGAGACTTGCGCGTCCAGATTTGGAATCACAAAGCCGAGGATCTCTGGGGAGTGCGCCCTGAAGAAGCGATCGGGCAGAATTTTCTCAATCTCGATATTGGGCTGCCTGTCGAAGCGCTATGCCAACCGATTCGGGACTGTCTGTTGGGATTGTCTGAGGGCACAATTGATCTGATGCTGACATCGGTTAATCGTCGGGGACGCAGCATTCAATGTCATGTCACTTGCACTCCATTGGTCAGAAGTGAAGGCACAACTCAGGGCGTAATTTTGCTGATGGAAGAATGGAAAAATGAGGGGGCTGGCTCCTGA
- a CDS encoding glutamyl-tRNA reductase — MNIAVVGLTHKTAPVEVREKLSIPEPVCDKAIAQLCSYPHIEEVAVLSTCNRLELYLVTSETEQGIREVNQFLSEHSKLPSARLRPYLFTLLHQDAVMHLMRVSAGLDSLVLGEGQILAQVKQCHKLGQQHQGIGRILNQLFKQGISAGKRVRTETSIGTGAVSISSAAVELAQMKVDSLADQRVTIIGAGKMSRLLVQHLLSKGANNIVILNRSMNRARELANLFPDAHLRLLPIEDMMDAIAQSDIVFTSTSSTEPILDRANLEPVLDANQPLMVIDIAVPRNVAADVNELPMVRAFNVDDLKAVVAQNQESRRQMAMEAEALLEEEVETFQAWWRSLETVSTISCLRDKVEAIRAQELEKALSRLGTEFGDRHREVIEALTKGIVNKILHDPMVQLRAQQDIEARRQAMETLELLFNLESPQARV, encoded by the coding sequence ATGAACATTGCTGTTGTTGGGCTAACTCACAAAACTGCTCCAGTTGAGGTTCGTGAGAAGCTAAGTATCCCGGAACCTGTTTGCGATAAAGCGATCGCACAACTGTGTAGCTATCCCCACATTGAAGAAGTCGCAGTTCTCAGTACTTGTAATCGCTTGGAACTTTATTTAGTCACTTCTGAGACTGAGCAAGGTATTCGAGAAGTCAATCAATTTTTATCAGAACATAGTAAATTGCCCAGTGCTCGCTTGCGTCCTTATCTGTTCACGCTGTTACATCAGGATGCAGTCATGCACTTGATGCGAGTATCGGCGGGTCTCGATAGTCTGGTTTTGGGTGAAGGGCAGATTTTGGCACAGGTGAAACAATGCCACAAACTCGGTCAGCAACATCAAGGCATTGGTCGAATTCTAAATCAACTCTTTAAGCAAGGAATTAGCGCTGGAAAACGAGTTCGGACTGAGACGAGCATTGGAACTGGAGCAGTTTCAATTAGCTCCGCAGCCGTTGAATTGGCGCAAATGAAAGTCGATTCGCTAGCAGATCAGCGCGTCACGATTATCGGGGCAGGGAAGATGTCTCGATTGTTGGTGCAGCACCTACTGTCGAAAGGCGCGAATAACATTGTGATTTTGAATCGATCGATGAATCGCGCCCGAGAACTTGCAAATCTGTTCCCGGATGCTCATTTGAGATTGCTGCCGATCGAAGACATGATGGATGCGATCGCACAATCTGACATTGTGTTTACCAGTACGTCTTCGACAGAGCCAATTCTCGATCGTGCCAATCTCGAACCTGTTTTGGACGCAAACCAGCCTTTAATGGTGATTGATATTGCGGTGCCGCGAAATGTTGCCGCAGATGTCAATGAATTGCCGATGGTACGAGCATTTAACGTCGATGATTTGAAAGCAGTGGTCGCCCAAAATCAGGAAAGTCGTCGGCAGATGGCGATGGAAGCAGAAGCACTGCTCGAAGAAGAAGTAGAAACGTTTCAAGCATGGTGGCGATCGCTCGAAACCGTTTCGACGATTAGCTGTTTGCGAGACAAAGTTGAAGCGATTCGGGCACAGGAACTAGAGAAAGCCTTATCGAGACTAGGGACAGAATTTGGCGATCGACATCGCGAGGTGATTGAAGCCTTGACTAAAGGGATTGTGAATAAAATTTTGCACGATCCGATGGTTCAATTGCGAGCGCAGCAGGATATTGAGGCGCGGCGACAAGCGATGGAGACTTTGGAACTGCTGTTCAATTTAGAGAGTCCGCAGGCAAGAGTTTAG
- a CDS encoding isoprenyl transferase has protein sequence MTAKHKIFQDLPADLDRNRLPRHVAVIMDGNGRWAKRQGRPRIMGHRRGVDVLKDLLRCCRDWGIEALTAYAFSTENWGRPLEEVEFLMTLFERVLRQELREMKEENVRIQFVGNLDALPTSLQAEIERAVLETKDNPGIRFTVATNYGGRQEIIKACRSIATQIQQGLIQPDDIDESLFERHLYTAGICDPDLMIRTSGEMRLSNFLLWQAAYAELYVTDTLWPDFDRAEFHQALISYQQRERRFGKVGKKL, from the coding sequence ATGACTGCCAAGCACAAAATTTTTCAAGATTTACCTGCTGATCTAGACCGCAATCGCTTGCCCCGCCACGTCGCGGTGATTATGGATGGAAATGGACGGTGGGCAAAACGGCAGGGTAGACCTCGAATTATGGGGCATCGACGTGGTGTAGATGTGCTGAAAGATTTACTTCGCTGCTGTCGCGATTGGGGAATTGAAGCCTTAACGGCTTATGCCTTCTCAACTGAGAATTGGGGACGCCCACTCGAAGAAGTGGAATTCTTGATGACTTTGTTTGAGCGAGTCTTGCGGCAAGAGCTGCGTGAAATGAAGGAAGAAAATGTCCGGATTCAATTTGTTGGGAATTTGGATGCGCTGCCCACGAGTTTGCAGGCGGAGATTGAACGGGCGGTTTTAGAAACGAAAGATAATCCGGGAATTCGGTTTACGGTCGCAACGAATTACGGTGGACGACAGGAGATTATTAAGGCATGTCGCTCGATCGCCACTCAAATTCAACAAGGGTTAATTCAGCCAGATGATATTGATGAGAGCTTATTTGAGCGGCATTTGTATACTGCGGGAATCTGCGATCCGGATCTGATGATTCGCACTAGCGGAGAAATGCGGCTCAGTAATTTCTTGCTCTGGCAAGCTGCTTATGCAGAGTTGTATGTGACCGATACGTTATGGCCCGACTTTGATCGAGCTGAATTTCACCAGGCTTTGATCTCATATCAGCAACGAGAACGACGATTTGGCAAGGTTGGGAAGAAACTTTAA
- a CDS encoding HEAT repeat domain-containing protein, which translates to MYSNDDLKVLDLEEDLADPLDELPTVEDEVAAKPDPEAMLPLLDAADIQQRMLAARAFCDVQDDRAIPKLIALLSDPCPLVRVSAAYALGRNPSPEAVESLVDRYQQDWNGYVRKGVVWALGNCRDRRSLNTLTEAVKTDISAVRLWAASSLAQMATLGYDVIVAAVPPLIEGLRRDPVAAIRSNCAWALGELCREMPSNVVYATAIDALIEAFAEDEDSGVREDAKAAMLKVGDARGLQVIETLEQEDWF; encoded by the coding sequence ATGTATAGCAATGATGATTTAAAGGTTTTAGACCTAGAAGAGGATTTAGCCGATCCGTTGGATGAACTGCCGACGGTCGAGGATGAGGTTGCTGCCAAACCTGATCCAGAGGCGATGCTGCCTTTATTGGATGCTGCCGATATTCAGCAACGCATGTTAGCAGCACGAGCTTTCTGTGATGTGCAAGACGATCGTGCCATTCCAAAATTGATCGCACTGTTGAGCGATCCTTGTCCGTTGGTGCGGGTTAGCGCGGCGTATGCGTTAGGAAGAAATCCTAGCCCGGAAGCGGTGGAGTCATTAGTCGATCGCTATCAGCAAGATTGGAATGGCTATGTCCGCAAAGGAGTCGTTTGGGCACTGGGGAATTGTCGCGATCGACGATCGCTTAATACCTTAACCGAGGCGGTCAAAACTGATATTTCAGCCGTTCGCTTATGGGCAGCAAGTTCTCTTGCCCAGATGGCAACCCTCGGATACGACGTAATCGTTGCCGCCGTTCCACCTTTAATTGAAGGATTAAGACGTGATCCGGTTGCAGCCATTCGGAGCAATTGCGCTTGGGCATTGGGTGAGTTGTGTCGAGAGATGCCATCGAATGTCGTTTATGCAACTGCGATCGATGCCTTGATCGAGGCATTTGCAGAAGACGAAGATTCTGGCGTGCGAGAAGATGCCAAAGCTGCAATGCTCAAAGTTGGAGACGCACGCGGCTTACAAGTGATTGAAACGTTGGAACAAGAAGATTGGTTCTAA